The following is a genomic window from Butyricimonas faecihominis.
ATTTAGCACGCTCCCCAGGGAGTAATTGGTTAGGGGATCTTGTGCGGCAAGCTCGACAGCTTCTGAAATGGCAATACCTAGGCTACCGGCCGAATCCGGATATTCTCGTAGGATTTTTCTTCCGGCTTCTGTCAAGTTACTCGGTGACGGTATCACGTCTGATCCCCACGTGTTCATCATCAACTTACGATAGGGTTTCTGGTTGTAGCTTACTTTTACCATGAACACTTTCAGGTCCAGACCGAAATGTTGGCAGGCAAAGCTTAATGCTGTACCCCATTGCCCCCCGCCGGTTTCTGTGGTGATGCGTTTGATGCCTTGTTTGTAATTGTAATAGGCTTGTGCGATGGCCGTGTTTGGTTTGTGAGAGCCGGCGGGGCTTGTTCCTTCGTTTTTGAAATATATTTTTGCGGGAGTGTCCAAGGCTTTTTCTAAAGCATAGGCTCGTACGAGAGGGGTCGATCTCCATATTTTGTACAAGTCTTGGACTTCATCGGGGATCTCGATGTAGCGTTCGGTAGCGAACTCCTGCTTTGCCAATTCTTGGGCAAATAGCGGGTAAAGGTCTTCCGGTTTTAACGGTTGTTTTGTTCCCGGATGAAGAGGGGGAAGGGGTTTGTTGGGCATGTCGGCCACGATGTTATACCATTGGATTGGCATTTCTTGCTCGGTGAGCATAAATTTTTTGATTGGTTTCATGATTTTTGATTTAAAAAAGGTGAATAAAAAAGAGAGCCTACTGTTTGTAAACAATAGGCTCTCTCTATATCTAATTATGCAATACAATCACATAACCTCATTGTTTACTATGAAGTTTAAAGAGGTGCCACCACCAAGTTTGGGCTATGTGTTGATTGTATATCATGCTTTTTTATTTTATGAGGACAAAGCTATATAGAGATTTTCTTTTTTCCAAATTCTATCGTAAAAATAATGTTGTTAAATGAAATTTAATGCTTACATTTGCAGCATCCCACTCGAATTGAAGTTATAAAGACGTGTATTGCACAAAAGAGATTGCCTCCGGTGTGCATGGCACGTCTTTTTTGTTAAATTCAGAGTGGGATCTAATTTAATAAAGAGCCGGAGGCATTTCTTAATAAAGTTAGTTAAACGTTTGTTTTGAAGTTATTGTTATGTTTTTGCATAACAATTTTCGAAAATTCTAAATTGTCTTTGGTGGGGCCGTGATGGTGACCCACCTTTTTGTAACCTATACCGTCTTGATTACGTATAATTTCACGTTGAATTTCTAGCTAAACTAAATTTGAATATGATGAAAACTTTTGGAAGAATTGGATGGATTTGCATGATGGTGGTTACTGCAACTTTGATGTTTGTTTCTTGTGGGAATAGTCAGAAAAACAAGGTGCAGTCGGGGAAACAAGTACAAGAACCGGTAGGAGCCGTCGTGGAGGAGTCGGAAGTTGTCGTGGAGGTAGATAGTATTACACCCGATTCAACCACTCTGAACGCTAAAAGATAAAAGCTAAAAACTAAGAGTTAGTATTAATTCTTTTATCTTAAAGAAAAGCTCCCGGGAAACCGGGAGCTTTATCTTTAAAGTATCATCTGTGGCATGAATTCGAAACTGTTGTATTGGGGACGTAATCTCTCCGTATTGTAGAATTTGGGAACATCCACGATCTTTTTACTGCTGGTTACAATCTCGATCGGGGCGTTGTCATAGCGTCCGTTTCTTAGGATAACTAACCTGCCGTGTAATCCTTTGTTGATTAAATCTAGGGCAAGGTTCCCGTATGCCATAGGTACGATGGAATCCAGTGCATCCGGATCTCCACAGCGAACCAGATAGCCCAGTCTTTGCGTGATGGTGTTGATTACTTGTCCGTGGTTAAACTGTGGGGTAAGTTCTTTTAATTGTTGAGAGATCATGTTTCCGATACCTCCCAGTTTTTTATGTCCGAACATGTCTGTTTCTTCACTTTGGAAAATCATGTTGCCACCGGAAAAAGTGGCTCCTTCGGATACGAGAACCACCGAGTATTTGCTGGGATTCGTGAAACGATCCTCGCAAAGTAGTTCGGTCAGACGTTCGATGTTAAATTCGTATTCCGGAATCACACAACGGTTGGCAGCTCCGGCTAAGGTTGGTAGCATAGCCGTGAACCCTGCATAACGTCCGAAGACTTCCAGAACCAGTATTCGTTCGTGAGATCCGGCTGATGTCCGGAGATCATGCGTGAGGGCAATCGTACGGGTGATGCAGGTGCTGAACCCGATACAGTAATCTGTTCCGGGAACGTCGTTGTCCATGGTTTTGGGTATGGCCACGACTTTCACGCTTTCCTTGCTCAAGCGTACCGCATAACTCAACGTGTCGTCACCCCCGATCGGGATCAAGTAGTCAATACCCATGAACTCTAGGTTCTTTAATACTTCCGGGGTCAGATCGTTGATGTCGTTCGAGTATCTATCCTGTAAATGCTTGGGTACATTTGCCTTAGGTACGTGGGAAGCCCTAGTTCTGGATGTGTGCAGGAAAGTACCACCGGTGCGTCCGGCCTTGTTCACGATTTCCTCTGTTAATTCAAAAAAATTACCGGAGTTGTCATATTGTGGATCTCGTACGATGTCAATCAGGCCACCCCAGCCTCTTTTGATTCCAATAACTTTATAGCCTTCGCGCAGGGCTCGAATAGTTACCGCTCTGATGGCTGGATTTAGGCCGGGAACGTCTCCTCCGCCGGTGAGTATCCCTATAATTCCTCTGTTTTTTTGTTGTCCCATAATGTAGTTGCTTTATGTTAGTAAAATCGAACTAATGTACACAAAATTGTTCAATTAATACGTTAAAATCGCTATTAAGTAAGTATATTTGTCTGTTTTTTATGGATAAAAGAATGTTAATATAATGATATGGAGAGTTTGAGAGTCTTTTGGGGAGAACTGGAAGCTTTTAGGTATGGGGTAATACTTCTGTTTGTGTTGACACTCACCTACATCTATCACGTTATTCGTCGGTGTGTGATCGTGTCTCGCAAAGTAAAACCGATAGATAAACAAGAGCATGAAGGGGTGTCGGTTATCATCACGTCACACAATAATGCGGAGTGTTTGAGGCGGAATTTACCGAGTTTTTTGATGCAAGCATACGATAATTTTGAGGTGATTGTGGTCGATGAATGTTCAGAAGATGACACGCAGGATGTATTGACCGAGATACAGAAAGATTATCCACAGTTGAGGTGTACGCGAATATTCCCGGACACGAAATTCAGATTTACTAAAAAATTGGCTATAAATATAGGTGTATTGGCAGCCAAGCATGATATATTGTTGTTTTCAGAGATCAATTGCCGTCCCTCTTCCATGTATTGGGTGAAGACCATGGAGTCATATTTTGATGAAAACACGGCGGCTGTCGTCG
Proteins encoded in this region:
- a CDS encoding TrpB-like pyridoxal phosphate-dependent enzyme, translating into MKPIKKFMLTEQEMPIQWYNIVADMPNKPLPPLHPGTKQPLKPEDLYPLFAQELAKQEFATERYIEIPDEVQDLYKIWRSTPLVRAYALEKALDTPAKIYFKNEGTSPAGSHKPNTAIAQAYYNYKQGIKRITTETGGGQWGTALSFACQHFGLDLKVFMVKVSYNQKPYRKLMMNTWGSDVIPSPSNLTEAGRKILREYPDSAGSLGIAISEAVELAAQDPLTNYSLGSVLNHVLLHQTIIGEEALLQMEKAGDEPDIVIGCFGGGSNFAGISFPFIRRNLKEGKHTRVIAVEPQSCPKLTRGQFQYDFGDTVGLTPLLPMYTLGHDFQPASIHAGGLRYHGAGVIVSQLLKDKLMEAVAIPQLETFEAGILFAKTEGIIPAPESTHAIAQAIREAKIAKAEGKAKTILFNLSGHGMIDLYAYEQYLGGNLQNFELSDQEIAQSLDKLEKIM
- a CDS encoding 6-phosphofructokinase, with the translated sequence MGQQKNRGIIGILTGGGDVPGLNPAIRAVTIRALREGYKVIGIKRGWGGLIDIVRDPQYDNSGNFFELTEEIVNKAGRTGGTFLHTSRTRASHVPKANVPKHLQDRYSNDINDLTPEVLKNLEFMGIDYLIPIGGDDTLSYAVRLSKESVKVVAIPKTMDNDVPGTDYCIGFSTCITRTIALTHDLRTSAGSHERILVLEVFGRYAGFTAMLPTLAGAANRCVIPEYEFNIERLTELLCEDRFTNPSKYSVVLVSEGATFSGGNMIFQSEETDMFGHKKLGGIGNMISQQLKELTPQFNHGQVINTITQRLGYLVRCGDPDALDSIVPMAYGNLALDLINKGLHGRLVILRNGRYDNAPIEIVTSSKKIVDVPKFYNTERLRPQYNSFEFMPQMIL